The Methanosphaera sp. BMS genome contains a region encoding:
- a CDS encoding transcriptional regulator — protein sequence MKVDNSMINRETILHEINNLLINFGFKTSNIYERSCFDILARKKDILIILKILVNIDSLTTQQAEELSKISGTFLASPIIIGLKSKHSYLEDDVVYERHEIPAVSPQTLYDIIANDMHPEILSKRGGFYVKINGGLLKQLREEKNLSLKELADLTHVSRETIYKYEQQNSQAYPETALLLEEILNKPITLSINILESEHNHILDTKIQEPIELIKLGYEVNSSTKTPFDAVSTRTDDSKEVLKLKEQLSEKIDEIEKIKEKLAKKTVNNEILITNLERNRNISTLSKIAEKTNDISSITGHKALFVLKHEHEQNSIKNIPVIYTWELDNMEKNKDLEKLIKERENEGE from the coding sequence ATGAAAGTAGATAATTCCATGATAAACCGTGAAACCATACTGCATGAAATCAATAATTTACTCATTAATTTTGGTTTTAAAACTTCAAATATCTATGAAAGAAGTTGTTTTGATATTCTTGCAAGAAAAAAGGACATATTAATCATTTTAAAAATTCTTGTAAACATTGACAGCTTAACTACCCAGCAGGCGGAGGAATTATCTAAAATATCAGGGACCTTCCTGGCCAGTCCCATAATCATCGGTTTGAAATCAAAGCACAGCTACCTTGAAGATGATGTGGTGTATGAAAGACATGAAATACCTGCAGTCAGTCCACAGACACTCTATGATATCATTGCAAATGATATGCATCCGGAGATACTCTCCAAACGTGGAGGATTCTATGTTAAGATTAACGGTGGACTATTAAAACAGTTGAGAGAAGAAAAAAATCTGTCCCTTAAGGAATTGGCTGACCTGACACATGTATCCAGGGAGACCATTTATAAATATGAACAGCAAAACTCCCAGGCTTATCCCGAAACGGCACTGCTACTGGAGGAAATACTTAACAAGCCAATTACATTATCTATTAACATTCTTGAATCAGAACACAATCATATTCTCGATACCAAGATACAGGAACCTATCGAGTTAATAAAATTAGGTTATGAAGTAAATTCATCCACAAAAACACCATTTGATGCAGTCTCAACAAGAACTGATGATTCGAAGGAAGTTCTGAAATTAAAAGAACAGTTGTCCGAAAAAATTGATGAAATCGAAAAGATAAAAGAAAAACTGGCTAAAAAGACTGTGAACAATGAAATCCTGATTACCAATTTGGAAAGAAACAGAAACATCAGTACATTAAGCAAGATAGCTGAAAAAACCAATGACATCTCATCCATTACAGGACATAAAGCATTGTTTGTACTTAAGCATGAACATGAACAGAATTCCATAAAGAATATCCCTGTGATATATACATGGGAACTGGATAACATGGAAAAAAATAAGGATCTTGAAAAATTAATAAAAGAAAGGGAAAATGAGGGAGAATAA